A single region of the Lotus japonicus ecotype B-129 chromosome 4, LjGifu_v1.2 genome encodes:
- the LOC130715669 gene encoding 60S ribosomal protein L31, whose translation MVEKAGRKEEVVTREYTINLHKRLHSCTFKKKAPKAIKEIRKFAQKAMGTNDVRVDVKLNKAIWSQGIRSVPRRIRVRIARKRNDDEDAKEELYSLVTVVEIPKEELKGLGTKVIDDED comes from the exons ATGGTGGAAAAGGCCGGTAGAAAGGAGGAGGTCGTTACCAGAGAGTACACCATCAACCTCCACAAACGCCTGCATAGCTG CacattcaagaagaaagctcctAAGGCAATCAAGGAGATAAGGAAGTTTGCCCAGAAAGCCATGGGGACTAATGATGTCAGAGTGGATGTGAAGCTCAACAAGGCTATTTGGAGCCAGGGGATCCGGAGTGTTCCCAGGAGGATAAGGGTACGCATTGCTCGTAAGAGGAACGATGATGAGGATGCAAAGGAAGAGCTGTACTCCCTGGTTACTGTTGTCGAAATCCCCAAGGAAGAGCTCAAGGGGTTAGGCACCAAGGTTATCGATGATGAGGattga
- the LOC130714631 gene encoding eukaryotic translation initiation factor 3 subunit K, with product MGREREQAQVGYAVEQLLALNPYNPDILPDLENYVNDQVSSQTYSLDANLCLLRLYQFEPEKMSSQIVARILVKALMAMPAPDFSLCLFLIPERVQMEEQFKTLIVLSHYLETGRFRQFWDEAAKSRHIVEAVPGFEQAIQSYAVHVISLTYQKVPRTVLAEAINVEGLSLDKFLEHQVANSGWAIEKSQGKGQLIVIPRNEFNDPILKKNTADSVPLEHITRIFPILS from the exons AtgggaagagaaagagaacaaGCACAGGTTGGTTACGCAGTGGAGCAGCTTCTTGCTCTCAATCCCTACAATCCTGACATTCTTCCAGATCTCGAAAACTATGTCAATGACCAG GTTTCATCACAAACATACAGTCTGGATGCAAATCTGTGCCTTCTTCGTCTCTACCAG TTTGAACCAGAGAAAATGAGTTCCCAGATTGTAGCCCGCATATTGGTTAAG GCCCTCATGGCAATGCCAGCTCCTGACTTCAGTCTGTGTCTCTTTCTGATTCCTGAACGTGTG CAAATGGAGGAGCAGTTCAAGACTCTGATTGTTCTGTCTCACTATTTGGAG ACAGGAAGGTTTCGGCAGTTTTGGGATGAAGCAGCAAAAAGTCGTCATATAGTTGAAGCTGTGCCAG GATTTGAGCAGGCAATCCAGAGCTATGCGGTTCATGTCATTTCCTTGACTTACCAAAAGGTTCCTAGAACTGTGCTTGCTGAG GCTATCAACGTTGAAGGTTTATCCTTGGACAAATTCCTTGAACACCAAGTTGCCAACTCTGGTTGGGCTATTGAGAAAAGCCAAGGCAAGGGTCAACTCATTGTCATCCCCAGAAATGAGTTTAATGACCCAATTTTGAAGAAAAACACAGCCGATAGTGTACCTTTGGAGCACATTACTCGCATCTTCCCTATTCTTAGCTAA
- the LOC130713496 gene encoding kinesin-like protein KIN-7B isoform X2, which yields MMGAPATPSSKIQRNLSCTPGGSKVREEKILVTVRMRPLNRKEHAMYDQIAWECLDEQAIVFKNPNPDKPATPYTFDRVFGPTSRNQKVYEEGAKDVALSALSGINATIFAYGQTSSGKTFTMKGITENAIKDIYEFIKNTPERDFILRISALEIYNETVIDLLNRETGPLRLLDDPEKGTIVEKLNEEVAKDVQHLSHLIGICEAQRQVGETTLNDKSSRSHQIIRLTVESSLRDSSGHVKSYIASLNLVDLAGSERISQTNTTGARLKEGSHINRSLLTLTSVIRKLSGGKCGHIPYRDSKLTRILQSSLGGNARTAIICTISPSLSHVDQTKNTLTFATSAKEVINTARVNMVVSDKTLVKQLQKEVARLEGELRSPEPSSQSCLRSLLAEKELKIQQMERTMEDLRRQRDLAQYQLDLERRANKVQKGSDDHGPSGQVVRCLSFPEVNESGSDKHAKRRKPVGRQAMLKNLLASPDPSILVGEIRKLENRQLQLCDNANRAFEVLHKDFATHNLGNQETAETMSKVLSEIKDLVAASSRAEDFVTADKADLMEKITQLKCQGNTMASLERKLENVLKSIDKLFCAFSSGETPEGKTQMRRKKIIPFALSNSPNMQHIIRAPCSPHSSSRKTTEHDNENRVPENSSYSGSDTPRKDDGTSNSILSQEGSPAVRQSKSVSVKKIQKMFKNAAEENFRSFRIYITELKELVAKLHYQKQLLVCQVLELEASKSLDEETNTTDPSPLPWHILFEEQRKQIIMLWHLCHISLVHRTQFYLLLKGDPSDQVYMEVEIRRLTWLEQHLAELGNASPALLGDEPAGSVSASIRALKQEREYLSKRVNTKLTAEEREYLYAKWEVPPVGKQRRLQLVNKFWTDPYNLQHVQESAEIVAKLIDFCVSDENSKDMFELNFASPYNKKTWGGWNFISNLLNL from the exons ATGATGGGAGCACCGGCAACACCGTCATCTAAGATACAGAGGAATCTGTCATGTACTCCCGGTGGTTCGAAAGTTCGGGAAGAGAAAATTCTGGTCACTGTTCGGATGAGGCCACTCAACAGGAAGGAACACGCAATGTACGATCAGATTGCTTGGGAGTGCTTGGATGAGCAGGCCATTGTGTTCAAGAATCCGAATCCAGACAAGCCTGCCACACCATACACCTTCG ATAGAGTTTTTGGTCCTACAAGCCGAAATCAAAAGGTTTATGAAGAAGGGGCTAAAGATGTTGCTTTATCAGCACTTTCTGGAATTAATG CTACAATTTTTGCATATGGGCAGACTAGCAGTGGAAAGACATTCACGATGAAAGGCATCACTGAAAATGCTATTAAGGACATCTATGAGTTCATTAAGAAT ACACCAGAAAGGGATTTTATTTTGCGAATCTCTGCACTGGAAATCTATAATGAGACTGTCATAGACCTTCTAAATCGTGAAACTGGTCCTCTTCGACTTTTGGATGACCCCGAG AAAGGGACCATTGTGGAAAAACTGAATGAAGAAGTAGCTAAGGACGTTCAACATCTAAGCCATTTAATCGGGATCTGTGAAG CGCAAAGGCAAGTGGGGGAAACTACTTTAAATGATAAAAGCTCAAGATCACATCAAATAATCAGGCTG ACTGTAGAGAGCAGCCTTCGTGATAGTTCAGGCCATGTAAAGTCGTACATAGCCAGTTTG AATTTGGTGGATCTTGCTGGAAGTGAGCGCATCTCTCAAACAAACACAACTGGAGCAAGATTGAAGGAGGGAAGCCACATCAACCGAAGTTTATTGACTCTAACATCAGTCATCAGGAAGCTAAG TGGTGGAAAGTGTGGTCACATACCATATAGAGATTCAAAACTGACACGTATATTGCAGTCTTCACTTGGGGGGAATGCTCGAACCGCAATTATATGTACCATAAGTCCTTCCTTGAGCCATGTGGATCAAACAAAAAATACACTAACATTTGCTACCAGTGCAAAGGAAGTCATTAATACTGCTCGAGTGAATATG GTTGTTTCAGATAAGACACTAGTTAAACAATTGCAAAAGGAAGTTGCCCGACTTGAAGGGGAGTTACGAAGCCCTGAACCTTCATCACAGTCATGTTTAAGGTCATTGCTAGCTGAAAAGGAGTTGAAAATTCAGCAG ATGGAAAGGACTATGGAAGACCTGAGGCGACAGAGAGACCTTGCACAATATCAACTTGACCTTGAAAGAAGAGCAAATAAAGTTCAGAAG GGATCCGATGATCATGGGCCCTCTGGTCAAGTTGTCAGATGTCTTTCTTTTCCTGAAGTGAATGAATCAGGTAGTGATAAGCATGCTAAGAGAAGGAAGCCAGTGGGCAGGCAGGCTATGTTGAAGAATTTATTAGCTTCTCCCGATCCATCCATTCTGGTCGGCGAAATCCGAAAGCTTGAGAACCGGCAGCTGCAGCTTTGTGACAATGCAAATCGAGCATTTGAAGTTCTGCACAAGGATTTTGCAACCCATAATCTTGGAAATCAAGAAACAGCTGAAACCATGTCGAAAGTACTGTCTGAAATAAAAGACTTGGTAGCTGCTAGCTCCCGTGCAGAAGACTTTGTGACTGCTGATAAGGCCGACTTGATGGAAAAGATCACTCAGTTGAAATGTCAAGGGAACACCATGGCATCTTTAGAAAGGAAGCTGGAGAATGTTCTAAAATCTATAGACAAGCTGTTCTGTGCTTTTAGTAGTGGGGAGACTCCAGAGGGCAAGACCCAGATGAGAAGGAAGAAAATTATTCCATTCGCCTTAAGTAACAGTCCCAACATGCAACATATAATACGCgctccttgctcccctcactctTCTTCTCGCAAAACAACGGAGCATGACAATGAGAATAGGGTACCTGAGAACAGTTCCTACTCCGGCAGTGATACTCCACGAAAGGATGATGGAACTTCTAATTCTATTTTATCACAGGAAGGAAGCCCTGCTGTACGGCAATCAAAATCAGTGAGTGTGAAGAAGATTCAGAAAATGTTCAAGAATGCTGCTGAGGAGAACTTTCGTAGCTTCAGAATTTATATTACCGAATTGAAAGAGCTAGTTGCAAAACTGCATTACCAGAAGCAGCTTCTGGTTTGCCAG GTTTTGGAGCTTGAAGCAAGCAAGTCCTTAGATGAAGAAACAAACACAACTGATCCATCTCCCTTGCCGTGGCACATACTATTTGAAGAGCAGAGAAAGCAAATTATCATGTTATGGCATTTATGCCACATTTCTCTCGTGCACCGGACGCAGTTTTATCTTTTGCTAAAGGGAGATCCTTCTGATCAGGTATATATGGAAGTTGAAATTAGAAGATTGACTTGGTTGGAGCAACACCTAGCAGAGCTTGGGAATGCTAGTCCAGCACTTCTAGGTGATGAGCCTGCAGGCTCTGTATCGGCAAG CATCAGAGCTCTGAAGCAAGAAAGGGAGTATCTATCAAAGAGGGTCAACACTAAATTGACTGCAGAGGAGAGGGAATATCTTTATGCAAAATGGGAAGTTCCTCCAGTGGGAAAACAGAGGAGGCTGCAACTGGTGAATAAATTTTGGACCGATCCTTATAACTTGCAGCATGTACAGGAGAGCGCAGAAATTGTAGCGAAGCTGATTGATTTCTGTGTATCTGATGAAAATAGCAAGGACATGTTTGAATTAAACTTTGCAAGCCCTTACAATAAGAAAACATGGGGGGGCTGGAACTTCATatcaaatcttttaaatttgtGA
- the LOC130713496 gene encoding kinesin-like protein KIN-7B isoform X1, producing the protein MQKFTMMGAPATPSSKIQRNLSCTPGGSKVREEKILVTVRMRPLNRKEHAMYDQIAWECLDEQAIVFKNPNPDKPATPYTFDRVFGPTSRNQKVYEEGAKDVALSALSGINATIFAYGQTSSGKTFTMKGITENAIKDIYEFIKNTPERDFILRISALEIYNETVIDLLNRETGPLRLLDDPEKGTIVEKLNEEVAKDVQHLSHLIGICEAQRQVGETTLNDKSSRSHQIIRLTVESSLRDSSGHVKSYIASLNLVDLAGSERISQTNTTGARLKEGSHINRSLLTLTSVIRKLSGGKCGHIPYRDSKLTRILQSSLGGNARTAIICTISPSLSHVDQTKNTLTFATSAKEVINTARVNMVVSDKTLVKQLQKEVARLEGELRSPEPSSQSCLRSLLAEKELKIQQMERTMEDLRRQRDLAQYQLDLERRANKVQKGSDDHGPSGQVVRCLSFPEVNESGSDKHAKRRKPVGRQAMLKNLLASPDPSILVGEIRKLENRQLQLCDNANRAFEVLHKDFATHNLGNQETAETMSKVLSEIKDLVAASSRAEDFVTADKADLMEKITQLKCQGNTMASLERKLENVLKSIDKLFCAFSSGETPEGKTQMRRKKIIPFALSNSPNMQHIIRAPCSPHSSSRKTTEHDNENRVPENSSYSGSDTPRKDDGTSNSILSQEGSPAVRQSKSVSVKKIQKMFKNAAEENFRSFRIYITELKELVAKLHYQKQLLVCQVLELEASKSLDEETNTTDPSPLPWHILFEEQRKQIIMLWHLCHISLVHRTQFYLLLKGDPSDQVYMEVEIRRLTWLEQHLAELGNASPALLGDEPAGSVSASIRALKQEREYLSKRVNTKLTAEEREYLYAKWEVPPVGKQRRLQLVNKFWTDPYNLQHVQESAEIVAKLIDFCVSDENSKDMFELNFASPYNKKTWGGWNFISNLLNL; encoded by the exons ATGCAGAAATTTACGATGATGGGAGCACCGGCAACACCGTCATCTAAGATACAGAGGAATCTGTCATGTACTCCCGGTGGTTCGAAAGTTCGGGAAGAGAAAATTCTGGTCACTGTTCGGATGAGGCCACTCAACAGGAAGGAACACGCAATGTACGATCAGATTGCTTGGGAGTGCTTGGATGAGCAGGCCATTGTGTTCAAGAATCCGAATCCAGACAAGCCTGCCACACCATACACCTTCG ATAGAGTTTTTGGTCCTACAAGCCGAAATCAAAAGGTTTATGAAGAAGGGGCTAAAGATGTTGCTTTATCAGCACTTTCTGGAATTAATG CTACAATTTTTGCATATGGGCAGACTAGCAGTGGAAAGACATTCACGATGAAAGGCATCACTGAAAATGCTATTAAGGACATCTATGAGTTCATTAAGAAT ACACCAGAAAGGGATTTTATTTTGCGAATCTCTGCACTGGAAATCTATAATGAGACTGTCATAGACCTTCTAAATCGTGAAACTGGTCCTCTTCGACTTTTGGATGACCCCGAG AAAGGGACCATTGTGGAAAAACTGAATGAAGAAGTAGCTAAGGACGTTCAACATCTAAGCCATTTAATCGGGATCTGTGAAG CGCAAAGGCAAGTGGGGGAAACTACTTTAAATGATAAAAGCTCAAGATCACATCAAATAATCAGGCTG ACTGTAGAGAGCAGCCTTCGTGATAGTTCAGGCCATGTAAAGTCGTACATAGCCAGTTTG AATTTGGTGGATCTTGCTGGAAGTGAGCGCATCTCTCAAACAAACACAACTGGAGCAAGATTGAAGGAGGGAAGCCACATCAACCGAAGTTTATTGACTCTAACATCAGTCATCAGGAAGCTAAG TGGTGGAAAGTGTGGTCACATACCATATAGAGATTCAAAACTGACACGTATATTGCAGTCTTCACTTGGGGGGAATGCTCGAACCGCAATTATATGTACCATAAGTCCTTCCTTGAGCCATGTGGATCAAACAAAAAATACACTAACATTTGCTACCAGTGCAAAGGAAGTCATTAATACTGCTCGAGTGAATATG GTTGTTTCAGATAAGACACTAGTTAAACAATTGCAAAAGGAAGTTGCCCGACTTGAAGGGGAGTTACGAAGCCCTGAACCTTCATCACAGTCATGTTTAAGGTCATTGCTAGCTGAAAAGGAGTTGAAAATTCAGCAG ATGGAAAGGACTATGGAAGACCTGAGGCGACAGAGAGACCTTGCACAATATCAACTTGACCTTGAAAGAAGAGCAAATAAAGTTCAGAAG GGATCCGATGATCATGGGCCCTCTGGTCAAGTTGTCAGATGTCTTTCTTTTCCTGAAGTGAATGAATCAGGTAGTGATAAGCATGCTAAGAGAAGGAAGCCAGTGGGCAGGCAGGCTATGTTGAAGAATTTATTAGCTTCTCCCGATCCATCCATTCTGGTCGGCGAAATCCGAAAGCTTGAGAACCGGCAGCTGCAGCTTTGTGACAATGCAAATCGAGCATTTGAAGTTCTGCACAAGGATTTTGCAACCCATAATCTTGGAAATCAAGAAACAGCTGAAACCATGTCGAAAGTACTGTCTGAAATAAAAGACTTGGTAGCTGCTAGCTCCCGTGCAGAAGACTTTGTGACTGCTGATAAGGCCGACTTGATGGAAAAGATCACTCAGTTGAAATGTCAAGGGAACACCATGGCATCTTTAGAAAGGAAGCTGGAGAATGTTCTAAAATCTATAGACAAGCTGTTCTGTGCTTTTAGTAGTGGGGAGACTCCAGAGGGCAAGACCCAGATGAGAAGGAAGAAAATTATTCCATTCGCCTTAAGTAACAGTCCCAACATGCAACATATAATACGCgctccttgctcccctcactctTCTTCTCGCAAAACAACGGAGCATGACAATGAGAATAGGGTACCTGAGAACAGTTCCTACTCCGGCAGTGATACTCCACGAAAGGATGATGGAACTTCTAATTCTATTTTATCACAGGAAGGAAGCCCTGCTGTACGGCAATCAAAATCAGTGAGTGTGAAGAAGATTCAGAAAATGTTCAAGAATGCTGCTGAGGAGAACTTTCGTAGCTTCAGAATTTATATTACCGAATTGAAAGAGCTAGTTGCAAAACTGCATTACCAGAAGCAGCTTCTGGTTTGCCAG GTTTTGGAGCTTGAAGCAAGCAAGTCCTTAGATGAAGAAACAAACACAACTGATCCATCTCCCTTGCCGTGGCACATACTATTTGAAGAGCAGAGAAAGCAAATTATCATGTTATGGCATTTATGCCACATTTCTCTCGTGCACCGGACGCAGTTTTATCTTTTGCTAAAGGGAGATCCTTCTGATCAGGTATATATGGAAGTTGAAATTAGAAGATTGACTTGGTTGGAGCAACACCTAGCAGAGCTTGGGAATGCTAGTCCAGCACTTCTAGGTGATGAGCCTGCAGGCTCTGTATCGGCAAG CATCAGAGCTCTGAAGCAAGAAAGGGAGTATCTATCAAAGAGGGTCAACACTAAATTGACTGCAGAGGAGAGGGAATATCTTTATGCAAAATGGGAAGTTCCTCCAGTGGGAAAACAGAGGAGGCTGCAACTGGTGAATAAATTTTGGACCGATCCTTATAACTTGCAGCATGTACAGGAGAGCGCAGAAATTGTAGCGAAGCTGATTGATTTCTGTGTATCTGATGAAAATAGCAAGGACATGTTTGAATTAAACTTTGCAAGCCCTTACAATAAGAAAACATGGGGGGGCTGGAACTTCATatcaaatcttttaaatttgtGA